From one Thalassobaculum sp. OXR-137 genomic stretch:
- the flhB gene encoding flagellar biosynthesis protein FlhB — translation MSDQDQSEKTEEPTPKKLSEARKKGQIATSKEVNSFAVLLGAALIIGIAGPFVALRVYSPLAGLVEKAGTMAVDQGSSGDILFEVFGSVIIAMAPVFVVFIVLALAASMGQSGILFTTEPISPKLDKISPIKGFGRLFAVRSLVEFLKGIAKMGVVGAVAVILVMPELDRLETIVQMDVRQLLEEIQTLLMRLLIGVTSIMAIIAVADYIYQKYEHTKQLKMSRQEIRDEHKQSEGDPHVKARLRQIRHERARQRMMAAVPQADVIVTNPTHFAVALKYDTAVMAAPTVVAKGVDNVAFRIREVAEEHNVPIVENPPLARALFGGVELDQQIPEEHYQAVAQIISYVYRLKGNRASA, via the coding sequence ATGTCGGATCAGGACCAATCCGAAAAGACGGAAGAGCCGACCCCGAAAAAACTGTCGGAGGCGCGCAAGAAGGGCCAGATCGCCACCAGCAAGGAAGTGAACAGCTTCGCCGTGCTGCTGGGGGCGGCCCTGATCATCGGCATCGCCGGTCCCTTCGTCGCATTGCGGGTCTACAGTCCGCTCGCCGGCCTGGTGGAGAAGGCCGGCACCATGGCGGTCGACCAGGGCAGCTCCGGCGACATCCTGTTCGAGGTGTTCGGATCGGTGATCATCGCCATGGCGCCGGTCTTCGTCGTGTTCATCGTCCTGGCGCTGGCCGCGAGCATGGGCCAGTCCGGCATCCTTTTCACCACCGAGCCGATCTCCCCGAAGCTGGATAAGATCTCGCCGATCAAGGGTTTCGGGCGCCTGTTTGCGGTGCGCTCCCTGGTCGAGTTCCTCAAGGGCATCGCGAAGATGGGGGTCGTCGGCGCCGTCGCGGTCATTCTGGTGATGCCCGAGCTGGACCGGCTGGAAACCATCGTGCAGATGGACGTGCGCCAGCTTCTGGAGGAGATCCAGACCCTCCTGATGCGCCTGCTGATCGGCGTCACCTCGATCATGGCGATCATCGCCGTCGCCGATTACATCTATCAGAAATACGAACACACCAAGCAGCTCAAGATGAGCCGCCAGGAGATCCGCGACGAGCACAAGCAGTCGGAAGGCGATCCGCACGTGAAGGCGCGGCTGCGTCAGATCCGGCACGAGCGGGCCCGCCAGCGCATGATGGCGGCGGTGCCCCAGGCCGATGTGATCGTCACCAACCCGACCCACTTCGCCGTCGCCCTGAAATACGACACGGCGGTGATGGCGGCGCCGACCGTGGTGGCCAAGGGGGTGGACAACGTCGCCTTCCGTATCCGCGAGGTCGCCGAAGAGCATAATGTGCCGATCGTGGAGAACCCGCCCCTGGCCCGGGCGCTGTTCGGCGGCGTCGAACTGGACCAGCAGATCCCGGAAGAGCACTATCAGGCCGTGGCGCAGATCATCTCCTACGTCTACCGCCTGAAGGGTAACCGCGCGTCGGCATAG
- the fliR gene encoding flagellar biosynthetic protein FliR translates to MPLQEYLPVQAYALMLVIARLGALVFLLPGIGETFVSSRIRVMFLLAMSVAVAPTVMTYLPTVPQSIPELFLLIFIEVMVGIFFGLVGRTLLLTLASAGMIISFSTGLANAQVFNPSLQEQGTSISLLLSTLAIMVVLATDLHHMLILALIDSYTMFPPGAPLPIDDMSLAFTRLVADSFEMAIQLSAPFILFSLIFFVALGVVSRLMPQLQIFFIGLPIQILMGFTIIIAIIGTMMEVFLSYYEDGIASYLVPG, encoded by the coding sequence ATGCCGCTGCAGGAATATCTCCCCGTCCAGGCCTACGCCCTGATGCTCGTCATCGCCCGGCTGGGGGCGCTGGTCTTTCTGCTGCCGGGCATCGGCGAGACCTTCGTGTCCTCGCGGATCCGCGTGATGTTCCTGTTGGCGATGTCCGTGGCCGTCGCGCCGACGGTCATGACCTATCTGCCGACCGTGCCGCAATCGATCCCGGAACTGTTCCTTCTGATCTTCATCGAGGTGATGGTTGGGATCTTCTTCGGCCTGGTGGGGCGCACGCTGCTGCTGACCCTGGCGTCTGCCGGCATGATCATCTCGTTCTCCACCGGCCTGGCCAATGCCCAGGTGTTCAACCCGTCGCTCCAGGAACAGGGCACGTCGATCAGCCTGCTGCTGAGTACCTTGGCGATCATGGTCGTGCTGGCGACGGACCTGCACCACATGCTCATCCTGGCGCTGATCGACAGCTACACGATGTTTCCGCCCGGCGCGCCGCTGCCGATCGACGACATGTCCCTGGCCTTTACCCGACTGGTGGCGGATTCCTTCGAGATGGCCATCCAGCTCTCGGCGCCGTTCATCCTGTTTTCGCTGATCTTCTTCGTCGCTCTGGGCGTGGTGTCCCGGCTGATGCCGCAGCTCCAGATCTTCTTCATCGGTCTGCCGATCCAGATCCTGATGGGCTTCACCATCATCATCGCCATTATTGGAACCATGATGGAGGTGTTTCTCAGTTATTATGAGGACGGGATCGCCTCCTATCTGGTGCCCGGCTAA
- the fliQ gene encoding flagellar biosynthesis protein FliQ: protein MTEADAIDVTREAVLVLLTMSIPIMLIALGVGLVIALFQALTQLQEMTLVFVPKILVVFASLIILLPFMLATITTFFNGLADKIIGLS, encoded by the coding sequence ATGACCGAGGCCGATGCCATCGACGTCACCCGGGAGGCGGTTCTGGTGCTCCTCACCATGAGCATCCCCATCATGCTGATCGCCCTCGGGGTCGGCCTCGTCATCGCCCTGTTTCAGGCGCTCACCCAGCTTCAGGAAATGACCCTGGTGTTCGTGCCGAAGATCCTCGTGGTTTTCGCCTCGCTGATTATCCTGCTGCCGTTCATGCTGGCGACGATCACCACGTTCTTCAACGGTTTGGCCGACAAGATCATCGGTCTCTCTTAG
- a CDS encoding flagellar hook-basal body complex protein FliE — protein sequence MVTRIGDITPPVPGLGAGGADKAVSGKDFASFVKDAAETSIDTMYKGETLSKAGIAGTADLTDVVAAVNDAELTLQTVTALRDKLVSAYQEIIRMPI from the coding sequence ATGGTGACACGTATCGGAGATATCACGCCCCCCGTTCCGGGACTGGGCGCGGGCGGCGCGGACAAGGCGGTCAGCGGCAAGGACTTCGCGAGTTTCGTGAAGGACGCGGCCGAGACCTCGATCGACACGATGTACAAGGGCGAGACGCTGTCGAAGGCAGGAATTGCCGGGACGGCCGATCTGACCGATGTCGTGGCCGCGGTCAACGATGCCGAACTCACCCTCCAGACCGTGACCGCTCTGAGGGACAAGCTTGTCTCAGCCTATCAGGAGATCATCCGCATGCCGATCTGA
- the flgC gene encoding flagellar basal body rod protein FlgC, translated as MELINAIKISASGMKAQGTRLRVVAENVANADSMGNKPGDDPYRRKTITFQDQLDRTLNADLVSVKKIGRDMGDFELAYEPYHPLADENGYVKKPNVNALIELTDMKEAQRGYEANLSVIDSSKAMIQRTIELLR; from the coding sequence ATGGAACTCATCAACGCCATCAAGATCTCCGCCTCCGGCATGAAGGCCCAGGGCACCCGCCTGCGGGTCGTGGCCGAGAACGTCGCCAACGCCGACTCGATGGGCAACAAGCCGGGCGACGATCCCTATCGCCGCAAGACCATCACCTTCCAGGACCAACTCGACCGCACGCTGAACGCGGATCTGGTGTCGGTGAAGAAGATCGGCCGCGACATGGGCGATTTCGAGCTGGCCTACGAGCCGTACCATCCGCTGGCCGACGAGAACGGCTACGTGAAGAAGCCGAACGTCAACGCGCTGATCGAGCTGACGGACATGAAGGAAGCCCAGCGCGGCTACGAAGCCAACCTGAGCGTGATCGACAGCTCCAAGGCGATGATCCAGCGCACCATCGAACTGCTGCGCTGA
- the flgB gene encoding flagellar basal body rod protein FlgB, whose amino-acid sequence MSLFRMARQQMNWLGDRQTVLAQNIANADTPNYRAKDLKAVNFERELRDIQPVKMQATSGTHLQGTVRKPDHRVEELRPREVYETNPNDNGIALEEQMMKVSDTQMKYQLASNIYNKNMMMLRTAVGRSGQ is encoded by the coding sequence ATGAGCCTGTTTCGGATGGCTCGGCAGCAGATGAACTGGCTCGGCGACCGTCAGACCGTGCTGGCGCAGAACATCGCCAATGCGGATACCCCGAACTACCGCGCCAAGGATCTGAAGGCGGTCAATTTCGAGCGGGAACTCCGCGACATCCAGCCGGTGAAGATGCAGGCGACCAGCGGCACCCACCTGCAGGGCACCGTGCGCAAGCCCGACCACCGGGTCGAGGAACTGCGCCCCCGCGAGGTCTACGAGACCAACCCGAACGACAACGGCATCGCCCTGGAAGAGCAGATGATGAAGGTGTCCGACACCCAGATGAAGTACCAGCTGGCGTCGAACATCTATAACAAGAACATGATGATGCTGCGGACGGCCGTCGGCCGCAGCGGCCAGTAA
- a CDS encoding EscU/YscU/HrcU family type III secretion system export apparatus switch protein, with translation MTRRSDTPATRHSTAPKRQIAIALSHDIDGNTAPTVVAKGYGDMAEKILDLAFQNNVKVRTDPDLAQILEVVEVDCEIPMEAFAAVAEILTYVYRANDRLKDDRRTEETGDDR, from the coding sequence ATGACGAGGCGATCCGATACCCCAGCGACCCGCCACAGCACCGCCCCGAAGCGGCAGATCGCCATTGCGCTCAGCCACGACATCGACGGCAATACCGCGCCGACCGTGGTCGCCAAGGGCTATGGCGACATGGCGGAGAAGATTCTGGATCTCGCGTTCCAGAACAACGTGAAGGTGCGCACCGACCCGGACCTTGCCCAGATCCTGGAGGTGGTGGAGGTCGACTGCGAGATCCCGATGGAGGCCTTCGCCGCCGTGGCCGAGATCCTGACCTATGTGTACCGGGCCAACGACCGCCTGAAGGACGACCGACGGACCGAGGAGACCGGCGATGACCGATAA
- a CDS encoding flagellar biosynthetic protein FliO gives MGLFDYLRFILAFGFVLGLIGICYWLVRRYAVERFGLAMNLGKTPRLRIVESRVLDGRRRLVLVRRDDVEHLLVIGGESDMVVETGIPAPPLPAPDVAAISDEGAAR, from the coding sequence ATGGGTCTGTTCGACTACCTGCGCTTCATTCTTGCCTTCGGCTTCGTTCTGGGGCTGATCGGCATATGCTATTGGCTGGTGCGGCGGTACGCGGTCGAGCGGTTCGGACTGGCGATGAATCTCGGCAAGACCCCGCGCCTGCGGATCGTCGAGAGCCGGGTGCTCGACGGGCGACGACGGCTGGTTCTGGTGCGGCGTGACGATGTGGAGCATCTGTTGGTGATCGGCGGAGAGAGCGACATGGTGGTGGAGACCGGCATTCCGGCCCCGCCGCTGCCGGCGCCGGACGTCGCGGCGATCTCTGACGAGGGGGCGGCGCGATGA
- the fliP gene encoding flagellar type III secretion system pore protein FliP (The bacterial flagellar biogenesis protein FliP forms a type III secretion system (T3SS)-type pore required for flagellar assembly.), which translates to MTARRFLCHLAVLAGLAGALYAAPALAQSLTLDVGEPGGSTTARIIQLVALVTVLSLAPGILMMVTSFTRIIVVFSLLRSALGTQQAPPNIVAISLAMFMTAFIMADTFQTAWQNGVRPLIEEQIDEEEAFRETTAPFRVFMLAQVREKDLQLFEDIAEVGPAETGLNAPLQVLVPAFMISELRRAFEIGFLLYLPFVIIDMVIASVLMSMGMMMVPPVTISLPFKLIFFVLVDGWYMVAGTLVRSFAT; encoded by the coding sequence ATGACCGCGCGGCGGTTTCTCTGCCATCTAGCGGTCCTGGCCGGTCTCGCCGGGGCACTCTATGCCGCCCCGGCCCTCGCCCAGTCGCTGACCCTCGACGTCGGCGAGCCGGGCGGGTCGACCACCGCGCGGATCATCCAGCTCGTCGCCCTGGTCACGGTGCTGTCGCTGGCGCCGGGCATCCTGATGATGGTGACCTCCTTCACCCGCATCATCGTGGTGTTCTCGCTGCTGCGCTCGGCGCTCGGCACCCAGCAGGCCCCGCCGAACATCGTCGCCATCAGCCTGGCGATGTTCATGACCGCCTTCATCATGGCCGACACCTTCCAGACCGCCTGGCAGAACGGCGTTCGACCGTTGATCGAGGAGCAGATCGACGAGGAGGAGGCGTTCCGCGAGACCACCGCGCCCTTCCGGGTCTTCATGCTCGCCCAGGTGCGCGAGAAGGATCTTCAACTCTTCGAGGACATCGCCGAGGTGGGACCCGCCGAGACCGGGCTCAACGCCCCGCTCCAGGTGCTGGTCCCGGCCTTCATGATCAGCGAGCTGCGGCGTGCCTTCGAGATCGGGTTCCTGCTCTACCTGCCCTTCGTGATCATTGACATGGTCATCGCCTCGGTCTTGATGTCCATGGGCATGATGATGGTGCCGCCGGTGACGATCTCGCTGCCGTTCAAGCTGATCTTCTTCGTGCTGGTGGACGGTTGGTACATGGTCGCCGGCACGCTGGTCCGCAGCTTCGCGACATAG
- a CDS encoding tetratricopeptide repeat protein: MTRAVLRTVSLLAVLLLWLAGPALAVPVQVSGGSTPTSERLVFDWPRSVDYSAERFGDSLVIRFSQPIEGDIAAAAGGLGRFISGGRIGSDGRSAVIELTGNHRLRTTRDGNRIVIDLSDRTSAPAPLAPSQPAPAAPQQAAPPPAPAAAPPPAQAAAPAPQAPAAQAPAPQPPAAEAGPLIPTRTGQHPNYDRIVFDWPAPVDFEVEPQAGAARILFARPGRIDDDALRRRLPEPLRGVASMPSSTGLAVTLPVPDGRSIKAFQSGPKVVVDVMRDGSGITVPPAGSQPAPVPAPTAEAQRAPSADGVPAARGSAQAEIPAAQGANPGEAPAPAAAPVPATPEIASQNNVRSATAPPPEGSLSSEPTGAVTNLPDVRSTVPAAQAGNETALDDATRLDMAPAAAMPPIAGPPLAITRLNNADAISLRFAFEDETAAVVFPRAGYVWVGFDRAVTIDTSQLAGLTNEIVGEPQQVPASTGSVVRIPVVEGVNPRVWRDGSAWVLDLQPQLSRPDVPLRIDAQMVSPQGPRLFIPVEGVGDPMVVNDPEVGDSLFLIPITPLSRGIDGNRRYPDMEILGSLQGVVVRPNRSDIAVRVLPDGIAITREAGMVLSGPAPRSADDVYTGGRFEGLTAGLPPGRIFDMANWRLGSDADFLNQRQALQLRISEATSISRNGPRLELAQFYFARGLAAEAIGLLRTIAQSDEDLANRPDVKALRGAASFMLGRNAEAEEYLDDAALNGFSEAELWRGAATAGQGKWDEAVEHIARAGEIPGGYPRNYTTELAMQAAEAAIRAGDFRGAGAFLDVIAEGDPTPGERARLDFLRGRVLYAFGDLEAALDIWNRLADGEDRWARVRSERALIQHRLEDGRITPKQAADRLDELRYAWRGDRVEFELLRDLGRLRLEENEFEEGLDALRQAVTFFPDNPDTRDLAFELTEAFSDIFTSGVAEAMTPLQALALYDQFRELTPVGAAGDKIIESLADRLVKVDLLDRAARLLDRQVKFRLQGTEKARVGARLALILLLDRQPESAIAALDESVAPGLGSALAGERSRLRARAIFDLGDAQGALKLLANDRSREAELLRADIYWRTQEWVEAAKTFRTLVGEAGRDGRRLTPEQANFIVNWAVSLALSDNDNGLNRLRQIYGTQMDDTPFREAFRLITNNTDSGPDEFLRLSERFEEIGRFQAFLSSYRDKLKQGPLSATN, encoded by the coding sequence ATGACCCGCGCCGTTCTCCGCACCGTCTCTCTGCTCGCCGTCCTGCTGCTGTGGCTGGCCGGCCCCGCCCTGGCGGTGCCGGTGCAGGTCAGCGGCGGTTCCACGCCGACATCGGAGCGGCTGGTGTTCGACTGGCCGCGCTCGGTCGACTATTCCGCCGAACGATTCGGCGATTCCCTGGTGATCCGGTTCTCGCAGCCGATCGAAGGGGACATCGCCGCCGCGGCCGGCGGGCTTGGCCGGTTCATCTCCGGCGGAAGGATCGGCAGCGACGGCCGCAGCGCGGTGATCGAACTGACCGGCAACCACCGTCTGCGCACCACCCGCGACGGCAACCGGATCGTCATCGATCTGTCCGACCGGACCAGCGCGCCGGCCCCCCTGGCGCCCAGTCAACCCGCGCCGGCCGCCCCTCAACAGGCGGCACCGCCGCCGGCCCCGGCCGCCGCCCCGCCGCCAGCCCAGGCCGCGGCCCCTGCGCCTCAAGCCCCTGCGGCCCAGGCCCCTGCGCCCCAGCCCCCTGCCGCCGAAGCCGGTCCGCTGATTCCGACGCGCACCGGACAGCATCCCAACTACGACCGCATCGTCTTCGATTGGCCGGCGCCGGTGGATTTCGAGGTCGAGCCGCAGGCCGGCGCAGCCCGCATCCTGTTCGCCCGCCCGGGGCGGATCGACGACGACGCCCTGCGTCGCCGGCTGCCCGAGCCGCTGCGGGGCGTGGCGAGCATGCCGTCGAGCACCGGCCTCGCCGTCACGCTGCCCGTGCCCGATGGCCGCTCGATCAAGGCCTTCCAGTCCGGGCCGAAGGTCGTCGTGGATGTGATGCGCGACGGGAGCGGGATCACGGTCCCCCCGGCGGGTTCCCAGCCGGCCCCGGTTCCTGCCCCGACTGCCGAGGCTCAGCGGGCGCCCTCGGCCGACGGTGTGCCGGCCGCGCGCGGATCGGCCCAGGCGGAAATTCCGGCAGCCCAGGGCGCCAATCCCGGCGAGGCGCCGGCTCCGGCCGCGGCACCCGTCCCGGCCACGCCCGAGATCGCATCCCAGAACAACGTCCGCAGCGCGACGGCCCCGCCGCCGGAAGGCTCCCTGAGCTCCGAGCCGACTGGCGCCGTCACCAATCTTCCGGATGTCCGCTCGACGGTTCCGGCTGCCCAGGCCGGGAACGAGACCGCCCTGGACGACGCGACGCGCCTGGACATGGCGCCCGCGGCGGCGATGCCCCCGATCGCCGGCCCGCCGCTGGCCATCACCCGGCTGAACAATGCCGATGCCATTTCCCTGCGCTTCGCGTTCGAAGACGAGACCGCCGCCGTCGTATTTCCGCGGGCGGGGTATGTCTGGGTCGGGTTCGACCGCGCCGTTACCATCGATACGAGCCAGCTGGCCGGGCTGACGAACGAGATCGTGGGGGAACCGCAGCAGGTCCCCGCCTCGACCGGATCGGTGGTTCGGATTCCGGTCGTCGAGGGCGTCAATCCGCGGGTGTGGCGCGATGGGAGCGCCTGGGTGCTCGACCTGCAGCCGCAGCTTTCCCGGCCGGACGTCCCGCTCCGCATCGACGCCCAGATGGTCAGCCCCCAGGGGCCGCGGCTGTTCATCCCGGTCGAGGGCGTGGGCGATCCGATGGTGGTCAACGATCCCGAGGTGGGCGACAGCCTCTTCCTGATCCCGATCACCCCGCTGTCCCGCGGTATCGACGGCAATCGCCGGTATCCCGACATGGAGATCCTCGGATCGCTGCAGGGCGTGGTGGTGCGGCCGAACCGGTCGGACATCGCGGTCCGCGTGCTGCCCGACGGGATCGCCATCACCCGCGAGGCCGGCATGGTTCTGTCCGGCCCGGCGCCGCGTTCGGCCGACGACGTCTACACCGGCGGGCGGTTCGAGGGGCTCACCGCCGGTCTGCCGCCGGGACGGATCTTCGACATGGCGAACTGGCGCCTGGGCTCGGACGCCGATTTCCTGAACCAGCGCCAGGCGCTCCAACTCCGCATTTCCGAGGCGACCAGCATCTCGCGCAACGGGCCTCGGCTGGAGCTCGCCCAGTTCTACTTCGCCCGCGGGCTGGCGGCGGAAGCCATCGGCCTGCTGCGGACCATCGCCCAGTCGGACGAGGATCTGGCGAACCGTCCGGATGTTAAGGCGCTGCGCGGGGCCGCCAGCTTCATGCTCGGCCGCAACGCCGAGGCCGAGGAATATCTGGACGACGCGGCCCTGAACGGCTTCTCCGAGGCCGAGCTCTGGCGCGGTGCCGCGACTGCCGGCCAGGGCAAGTGGGACGAGGCGGTCGAGCATATCGCGCGGGCCGGCGAAATCCCGGGCGGCTATCCGCGGAACTACACCACCGAACTCGCGATGCAGGCGGCCGAGGCGGCGATCCGGGCCGGCGACTTCCGCGGCGCCGGCGCCTTCCTCGATGTGATCGCCGAGGGCGATCCGACGCCGGGCGAGCGGGCGCGGCTCGACTTTCTGCGCGGCCGCGTGCTCTACGCTTTCGGCGACCTCGAGGCCGCCCTGGATATATGGAACCGGCTCGCCGACGGCGAGGACCGCTGGGCGCGGGTGCGTTCCGAGCGCGCGCTGATCCAGCACCGGCTGGAGGACGGCCGCATCACGCCGAAGCAGGCGGCCGACCGGTTGGACGAGCTGCGCTATGCCTGGCGCGGCGACAGGGTGGAGTTCGAGCTGCTGCGCGATCTCGGACGGCTGCGCCTGGAGGAGAATGAGTTCGAGGAGGGGCTGGACGCGCTGCGCCAGGCGGTGACGTTCTTCCCCGATAATCCTGATACCCGCGACCTGGCCTTCGAGCTGACCGAGGCGTTCAGCGACATCTTCACCAGCGGCGTGGCCGAGGCGATGACGCCGCTGCAGGCGCTGGCGCTGTATGACCAGTTCCGCGAGCTCACGCCCGTGGGCGCGGCCGGCGACAAGATCATCGAATCCCTGGCCGACCGGCTGGTGAAGGTCGATCTGCTCGACCGGGCGGCCCGGCTGCTCGACCGGCAGGTGAAGTTCCGCCTCCAGGGCACCGAGAAGGCGCGGGTCGGGGCACGTCTGGCGCTGATCCTGCTGCTCGACCGCCAGCCCGAGAGCGCCATCGCCGCGCTGGACGAGAGTGTGGCGCCCGGGCTCGGCTCGGCACTGGCGGGCGAACGCAGCCGCCTGCGCGCCCGGGCGATCTTCGATCTGGGCGATGCCCAGGGTGCGCTGAAGCTGCTGGCGAACGACCGCAGCCGGGAGGCCGAGCTGCTGCGGGCCGACATCTACTGGCGGACCCAGGAATGGGTCGAGGCGGCGAAGACCTTCCGCACCCTGGTGGGCGAGGCCGGTCGCGACGGCCGCCGCCTGACGCCGGAGCAGGCGAACTTCATCGTCAATTGGGCGGTCTCTCTGGCGCTCAGCGACAACGACAACGGCCTGAACCGGCTGCGCCAGATCTACGGCACGCAGATGGACGACACGCCGTTCCGCGAGGCCTTCCGCCTGATCACCAACAATACCGACAGCGGGCCGGACGAGTTCCTGCGCCTATCGGAGCGGTTCGAGGAAATCGGCCGGTTCCAGGCCTTCCTGTCGAGCTACCGCGACAAGCTGAAACAGGGCCCGCTCAGCGCCACGAACTGA
- a CDS encoding flagellar motor protein MotB, giving the protein MTVELSHVRTMVRRGERKLGRRAGRKYGGGASWMVTLVDLVSLMLAFFVLRFAMTTVDTPSFENAAGAMALVLGREVSAVKETPPVELSVSAERTRRGFSLGYLEPVLEAKMAADPVLSQAMIARAGDQLVIALPADLLFAVGAAELTRDARSAVGILSTALATLPNRIDVVGHADPQPMTGGGRYASNWEISLARADAVATRLMQTGYPRQPTVEGRGASRFSDVAPTLEMARRYALARRVDVVIFPERAP; this is encoded by the coding sequence GTGACCGTCGAGCTGTCCCATGTCCGGACGATGGTCCGCCGCGGCGAGCGCAAGCTCGGCCGCCGGGCAGGACGCAAATACGGCGGCGGCGCGAGCTGGATGGTGACGCTGGTCGATCTGGTGTCGCTGATGCTGGCGTTCTTCGTGCTGCGCTTCGCCATGACGACGGTCGACACGCCCAGCTTCGAAAATGCCGCCGGCGCCATGGCTCTCGTGCTCGGCCGCGAGGTGTCGGCGGTGAAGGAAACGCCGCCGGTGGAACTCAGCGTGTCGGCGGAACGGACCCGTCGCGGCTTCTCGCTCGGCTATCTGGAACCGGTTCTCGAGGCAAAGATGGCGGCGGACCCGGTGCTGAGCCAGGCCATGATCGCCCGCGCCGGGGATCAACTGGTCATCGCCCTGCCGGCGGACCTGCTCTTCGCCGTCGGCGCCGCCGAGCTGACACGGGACGCCCGCAGTGCCGTGGGCATTCTGTCGACCGCACTGGCCACCCTGCCAAACCGGATCGACGTGGTCGGCCATGCCGATCCGCAGCCGATGACCGGCGGCGGGCGCTATGCCTCGAATTGGGAGATTTCCCTGGCCCGCGCGGATGCAGTGGCGACCCGGCTGATGCAGACCGGGTATCCCCGCCAGCCGACGGTCGAGGGACGCGGCGCCAGCCGGTTCAGCGACGTGGCGCCGACCCTGGAGATGGCCCGCCGCTACGCGCTGGCCCGCCGGGTCGACGTGGTGATCTTTCCGGAGCGCGCGCCATGA
- a CDS encoding flagellar motor protein MotB, producing MTFSRAERRDPDKGSSQPLFLSLFLLLLAFFIMLNAISTVEEGRSDRVMESVKRAFPSAVRSDIAEDLLDAEPGRVIGESVRSALGTVFREVLPAVEVQVEADGNPIFVSIPARQVYAPAAGGVTPVMERLAGRLAPILNNPPAGSVLELQILYGASESAPQRDRDQLVFRASETVRVFADHEVDPAILSAGLEPFDPEVVRLIFRTRPAGAYGPELGGGAS from the coding sequence ATGACATTCAGCCGGGCAGAGCGACGGGACCCCGACAAGGGCAGCAGCCAGCCGCTGTTCCTCAGCCTGTTTCTGTTGCTGCTGGCCTTCTTCATCATGCTCAATGCCATTTCCACGGTCGAGGAAGGGCGCAGCGACCGGGTCATGGAGAGCGTGAAGCGCGCTTTCCCGTCGGCCGTACGCTCGGACATCGCCGAGGATCTGCTGGACGCCGAGCCCGGCAGGGTGATCGGCGAATCCGTTCGCTCCGCGTTGGGCACCGTCTTCCGGGAGGTGCTGCCGGCCGTCGAAGTCCAGGTCGAAGCCGACGGCAATCCGATTTTCGTCTCGATCCCGGCCCGGCAGGTCTACGCCCCGGCCGCAGGCGGCGTGACTCCGGTGATGGAGCGGCTCGCCGGCCGTCTGGCCCCGATTCTGAACAATCCGCCGGCGGGCAGCGTTCTGGAGCTGCAGATTCTCTACGGCGCGTCGGAATCGGCGCCGCAGCGCGACCGGGATCAGCTCGTCTTCCGCGCCAGCGAGACTGTCCGCGTCTTCGCCGATCATGAGGTCGATCCGGCGATCCTGTCCGCCGGGCTGGAGCCGTTCGATCCGGAGGTCGTGCGCCTGATCTTCCGCACGCGGCCGGCAGGCGCGTACGGACCGGAGCTCGGGGGCGGGGCATCGTGA
- a CDS encoding response regulator encodes MAVDMNMSILIVDDYKTMLRIIRNLLRQLGFANVDEASDGATALQKLRRGDFGLVISDWNMEPMTGLQLLKEVRTDAKLKSTPFIMVTAESKTENVIAAKKAGVNNYIVKPFNAATLKTKMTAVIGEF; translated from the coding sequence ATGGCGGTTGATATGAACATGTCGATTCTCATCGTCGACGACTACAAGACGATGTTGAGGATCATTCGAAATTTGCTGCGCCAACTGGGTTTCGCGAATGTCGATGAAGCGTCCGATGGGGCGACGGCCCTGCAGAAGCTGCGTCGCGGCGATTTCGGTCTGGTCATCTCCGACTGGAATATGGAACCGATGACCGGCCTACAGCTCCTCAAGGAAGTGCGTACCGACGCCAAGCTGAAGTCCACGCCGTTCATCATGGTCACCGCCGAAAGCAAGACCGAGAACGTGATCGCCGCCAAGAAGGCGGGCGTGAACAACTACATCGTGAAGCCGTTCAACGCCGCCACGCTCAAGACCAAGATGACCGCGGTCATCGGCGAGTTCTGA